The following are encoded in a window of Callospermophilus lateralis isolate mCalLat2 unplaced genomic scaffold, mCalLat2.hap1 Scaffold_3076, whole genome shotgun sequence genomic DNA:
- the LOC143397377 gene encoding regucalcin-like produces the protein MGLRKYGSPGDPGDPVGCVALHREGSYVVASGTCLGLLDWEKGQVEWAAWLDRDKPHNRFNDGKVDPARRFVAGTMPEASAPGVWEPGQGSLYTLYADRSVVRQLDQLGIPKGLDWSLDHHTLYHVDGLDYSVRSYDYDVQTGGLANPRLVCQVEPEQGIPDGLFMDTTGTLWVACIDGGRVIRMDAETVTSAADSLSPEQLLREPQAGHVFKVLGLGVRGLASCHFSG, from the exons ATGGGCCTGAGGAAGTATGGGTCCCCTGGAGATCCAG GAGACCCTGTTGGCTGTGTGGCTCTGCACCGAGAGGGCAGCTATGTGGTGGCCTCTGgcacctgccttggcctcctggacTGGGAGAAGGGGCAGGTGGAGTGGGCGGCCTGGCTGGACAGGGACAAGCCCCACAACAGGTTCAACGACGGGAAGGTGGACCCCGCCAGGAGGTTTGTGGCAG GCACCATGCCAGAGGCGTCCGCCCCAGGAGTGTGGGAGCCGGGGCAGGGCTCCCTGTACACACTCTATGCTGACCGCTCCGTGGTCAGACAGCTGGACCAGCTGGGCATCCCCAAGGGGCTGGACTGGTCCCTGGACCATCACACTCTCTACCACGTGGACGGCCTGGACTACTCTGTGCGGTCCTATGACTACGACGTGCAGACAGGAGGCCTGG CAAACCCACGACTGGTGTGCCAGGTGGAGCCAGAGCAAGGCATACCAGATGGGCTGTTCATGGACACCACAGGGACACTCTGGGTGGCCTGCATTGATGGAGGCAGGGTGATCCGCATGGACGCCGAGACAG TGACCTCTGCAGCGGACAGCCTGAGTCCAGAGCAGCTGTTGCGGGAGCCGCAGGCAGGACACGTCTTCAAG GTCCTGGGCCTGGGGGTGAGAGGCCTTGCATCCTGCCACTTCTCTGGCTGA